From Mustela erminea isolate mMusErm1 chromosome 1, mMusErm1.Pri, whole genome shotgun sequence, a single genomic window includes:
- the RHO gene encoding rhodopsin, with protein MNGTEGPNFYVPFSNKTGVVRSPFEYPQYYLAEPWQFSMLAAYMFLLIVLGFPINFLTLYVTIQHKKLRTPLNYILLNLAVADLFMVLGGFTTTVYTSLHGYFVFGPTGCNLEGFFATLGGEIALWSLVVLAIERYVVVCKPMSNFRFGENHAIMGVAFTWVMALACAAPPLVGWSRYIPEGMQCSCGIDYYTLNPEVNNESFVVYMFVVHFTIPLIVIFFCYGQLVFTVKEAAAQQQESATTQKAEKEVTRMVIIMVIAFLICWVPYASVAFYIFTHQGSNFGPIFMTIPAFFAKSSSIYNPVIYIMMNKQFRNCMITTLCCGKNPLGDDEASVSTSKTETSQVAPA; from the exons ATGAACGGGACAGAGGGCCCGAACTTCTACGTGCCCTTCTCCAACAAGACGGGCGTGGTGCGCAGCCCCTTCGAGTACCCGCAGTACTACCTGGCCGAGCCATGGCAGTTCTCCATGCTGGCTGCCTACATGTTCCTGCTGATCGTGCTTGGCTTCCCCATCAACTTCCTCACGCTCTACGTCACCATCCAGCACAAGAAGCTGCGCACGCCGCTCAACTACATCCTGCTCAATCTGGCCGTGGCCGACCTCTTCATGGTCTTGGGGGGCTTCACCACCACCGTCTACACCTCGCTGCACGGATACTTTGTCTTCGGGCCCACGGGATGCAATCTGGAGGGCTTCTTTGCCACGCTGGGCG GTGAAATTGCCCTGTGGTCTTTGGTGGTCTTGGCCATTGAGCGGTACGTGGTGGTGTGTAAGCCCATGAGCAACTTCCGCTTCGGGGAGAACCATGCCATCATGGGCGTCGCCTTCACCTGGGTCATGGCCCTGGCCTGTGCTGCACCCCCCCTCGTTGGCTGGTCCAG GTACATCCCAGAGGGCATGCAGTGCTCATGCGGGATCGACTACTACACACTCAACCCAGAGGTCAACAACGAGTCCTTTGTCGTCTACATGTTCGTGGTCCACTTCACCATCCCTCTGATCGTCATATTCTTCTGCTATGGCCAACTCGTCTTCACAGTCAAGGAG GCGGCTGCCCAGCAGCAGGAGTCGGCCACCACCCAGAAGGCTGAGAAGGAGGTCACACGCATGGTCATCATCATGGTCATTGCATTCCTGATCTGCTGGGTGCCCTACGCCAGCGTCGCATTCTACATCTTCACCCACCAGGGCTCCAACTTTGGCCCCATCTTCATGACCATCCCAGCATTCTTTGCCAAGTCCTCCTCCATCTACAATCCTGTCATCTATATCATGATGAACAAGCAG TTCCGGAACTGCATGATCACTACCCTGTGCTGCGGCAAGAACCCACTGGGTGATGACGAGGCCTCCGTCAGCACCTCCAAGACGGAGACCAGCCAGGTGGCACCGGCCTAA